tggagagttcgacgcgtagggaattccacgcgtagagaattcgacgcatagagaattccatgcgtggagagttcgacgcgtagggaattccacgcgtagagaattcgacgcatagagaattccacgcgtggagaattcgacgcgtagggaaTTTGACATgtagggaattccacgcgtagagaattcgacgcgtagaaaattcaacgtgtgaggaatataacgcgtggagaattcgacgcgtagggaattccacgcgtagagaattcgacgcgtagagaattccacgcgtggagaattcgatgcatagagaattccacgcgtggagagttcgacgcgtagggaattccatgcgtagagaattcgacgcatagagaattccacgcgtggagagtacgacgcgtagggaattcgatacgtgagaaattcgacgcgtaggtaattcgatacgtagggaatacaacgcgtggtgaattcgacgcgtaggaaattcgatacgtaggaaattcgacgcgtagataattcgatacgtagggaatacaacgcgtataaaattcgacgcgtagggaattccacgcgtagaacgTAAGTAAATTATGAATCTGTACAGACATTTGGGAATATTTGATGTTATTTGCGAAGTATCTGAGCCGTAATCAAAGTAAGAAAATAAAGCGGAGAATGACTGCTTAGGGAGATGTTAAAAATTGCATCGACATTACCTGAGCCTTAATGTTCCGTTTGCCCATTTTCATGACCCTGGGTTTCTCCTCGGGGCCGGGGGCGAGTTCGCGCAGAGACACATCGTCCCCAGTCATTTGACTCTCGCAACTGCTCCGTCTGCTCGGTCTCCTGGTGCTGCCGACCCTATTGATATCGCTCACCTGTCACGAAGGTCGACTTTAACGACACCGTTCACCGCGTTTCCTCGCCGACGTGTTCACCCGCTCGCCTTGTCGTCGCTTTACGACCCTCGTAAACCCGTTGCTCCTCCTCGCCGTCGTAAACTCCAATCCGTGGATAACGTTTACTCGTCTCGATCGCGACCTCTCGACACTGCTCGGAATTATCGGGAGAATTCCAAAAAATGCCTCGATAAACCATCTTTACTTGTTTCTATTTCGTTCGAGGTTCTTACAAACattctaattttattgtaaaggaAAACCAACTCGAACCGATCTTTTAATTTCAACCTCTTAATTTTGTCCTCCAGATTTTTCTCGGATTGTATTTTATACCGAGTCTGGTTTCAGATTTGTTTGCGTTCAGAAGAGGTTTATTCACGGCGAGAAGGAAATTTATTTACGGttctcaattttattataaattcgaCGACACGTGAGCGCCGGTTCGCCACGAGGGAATCAAAGAGTCCAACGGTTATTCGAGCAAACACTGGCACAAGTTCCGAGGCATCCGTGCCTCTGATGCATATTTATGGAGCCCTATAAACGTTTCGAGTTCCTCACCGGTCATTTACATTTCAGAAAACTTCGCGAAAAAGGCGAGCGAGCTTCGGCTATCGTTTTAATACGAACAAACATTTCACCCCTATAAAATTAAACAGAAAAGAATCACGAAAGAAAATATACCTTGAGATGAGTGCTCCTCGGTGTCGGACACAATTGACTATGCGTCTGTCCGTTGCTGTAATGCACCGAAGTCTGCGAACATCTGGAGGGTGTTCTCTCGAGGGTGTTGCACTTGGTATTCAATGTCTCCGTGCTGGGATACGAGACCGAGATTTTTACTTTCTCTCTTTTCATCGAACTACGGCTATTCGACTCGGGGCTCCTCGGACTGCCGTTGTTGCTGCCGTTGTGAACGCTTCCTCGACCTCGATGGATCCTCAGAGTCAATCTTTGTTCGTCGAATCTGAAAATTCGACGACTTTCTCGAGCACCGTAGCTGCGTTTTACGAATCATTTGGGAAGAAAATTTCTGTACATGCATTCTAACTTAATCGCATCGGTAAGTATGAGAAGGATTCAAAATGGAGGAAACCTTTGGTTTCGGGTATGTAGGTTAATTACCATGTGATAACATAGGGCTAATTACTATACGCGAATATATAGGCCATGTAATTGTTATGTATGGCTGTTATTGCATTGGCTAATTAGTTGCGAAAATGTACGTTTATGTACACTGCagggtaaataattaattagggCCCGAGGGCTTGGAGATGGAGAGATATCAGtagagatattgaaatttattaaaatatatggaGATGTATTTGCAAATGTATTTGCAAATGTATCTGAAAATATATCTgaaaatgtatttgaaaatgtatttgaaaatgtatttgaaaatgtatatgaAAATGTATCTGAAAATGTACTTGAAAATGTATCTGAAAATGTATCTGAAAATGTATCTGAAAATGTACTTgaaaatgtatttgaaaatgtatttgaaaatgtacttGAAAATGTATCTGAAAATGTATATgaaaatgtatttgaaaatgtatctgAAAATATATTTGGAAATGTATCTGAAAATGTACTTGAAAATGTATCTgaaaatgtatttgaaaatgtatttgaaaatgtacttGAAAATGTATCTGAAAATGTATATgaaaatgtatttgaaaatgtatatgaaaatgtatttgaaaatgtatctgAAAGTGTATCTcaaaatgtatttgaaaatgtatttgaaaatgtacttgaaaatgtatttgaaaatgtatttagAAAGGTAACTCACAgtcattatatttaatacaacaattttaaaCAAGCATAAAGATAGTGAAGCAAACAATAGTGgcaattattagtaaagaaataataacctcaagaaaattcatttaacttttttacTAAGCTTTAAAGTTGCTGcttgtaaacagtcaaattatcttcgagtgcaaagggttaaaaatatgaggatGTAGCAATTTGTGCTTTTCGAAACTTGCAGTACCATGAACCTCAAGTAGCAACATTAAGTATCTTACAATACTATAAACTTTTAAAATCTGAAAccaataatattacaaaattttcaaattccaaactgtAAATCCCACAacatgaaaccccaaaaatttgaaaatcccaaTAACCCTAATTCTCCGAAACCCGAAAAGCCAAAGTGCTAAATTTGGAAGCGTTCATGCAAAGAGAAAGGAAGGCAGCGATGAAGGCAGATAATCGTGAAGAAGAGTGATCGCTTAGCGAAGAACAAATGTAAGACTCGTAAGGGAGGTGCGATGAGCGTTGTTTCCAGATCGAGCAGAATTGAAAAGCTGCAGGAGAATAATGGTAACTCGCGGAGTGGTTTTCTTTCAGCTTCGATCGTGCAAGAGGTCTGCCTTTACCTGGAGCCGAGCACTTTCGAGCCCTTTGTCGTGCGGAAACCCTGATTAATGGCCTTCGTAGTGGAGACGGCCGCGTTGTAGATCCTCCAGTAGAAAAACAGCATGACCAGCATCGGTACATAGAAAGACCCCAGGGCACTGGAACCGAGAGACAACGGTAACCAGTTTTTCGTTTCAATCGCCTCGATCATAACCAACGTTCTTTTTCTTGCTGGCTCTCTTTAATAGGGACAACCTGTTCACGCCTTTTCCTTCGCTTTGCTAAGCGGTTTAAACGAGGTACCTTCGAATTGCTTCATTGTatgcaattctaaaatttctatgaTACATCTTTCTTGAGAACACGTTCAAAAATTGCCAGTATTATAATATACGTTTCTAAAGAACCTGAAGACTTTCAAGATCTTTTAGCAATTTTAAAATCAAGACAGTCTAAAAACTGTAGAATGTAAAGTACATTAAATATCTCGCAGCACAGTGATTGTTCGACAgcaaaataaaaaggaaaatgagtataattgaataatatagAAGTATCACGAGCAAAGAGAAACTGATAACCGTCAGCGTTGAGCGATCGTAAATTTGTCGGACACAGACGATGGAATACATTAACCAGTCTACTTGTCGGTTTGATTTAGGTGCAGCGCGTCGTGCATAGACCGTCGGTGGATTGATGCATGCACCGATCGCGATAACACGGTAAGAATAGACGGGATGCTTGGCAGAAATTCAGATCCCGCTCTTGACATCCTAATAATTCCCGTTTCCGCTCTGGATGCGCCCAATTCGGCTATGCGAGCAATCTCGTTCTCTCGCTCCGTTTCGACCACGCACACCGCCCTCCTACCCCCCATCGAAAAACTTCCTTTTCATTCTGATCATTCTCGAAACCGGCCACGCAGAAAATGGAGaatattccaattttttctGCCCGATACGGGTCTCGTTAGATTCGCGAGGGTTTTGGATATTTCTAATACGATAGTTTTACTGTagtgaatttttcattttgcggAGTTTAATTGGGAGAGCTATTTGTTCAGTTCAGCTGGGTAAGCTTGATAATTACAATTTCGAGGAGGTAGACTTCCTATCACtgagttatatttactgttTGAAGAATTCAAACTTGTCAATAACTatcagaaatttttttaaatttctgacaaACTTCTCTGTTTGAACTTGTATTTTCTAATCTGACTATTTTCTCCTCAGTAAAAATAacattctaaaatattaaaaatattgcaacttCAAAAGTGAAGTGTCTCTCCAAAATTTGTTTCTCCAAAACAATTCCAGCCACAAAATCttccaaataaaatttcataaaacatgAATAGCACACAGGTTTGATTAACAACTTAATGTCTTACCTGTAAACGACGTAACCAGCGTCATTGGTCAGTTCGCAGATCCAAGGACACGGTTTGACAGGAACAAGAATGGTGGTAGTGTTGAACGGGCCATTCTGAGCGAACGTCGCGTTGTAGGTGGCCTGGGACTGCATAATAAACGCGTAAAAAAGTAGCAACACCCAGTATAACGAGGGCGAAAATGGTCGAGCTGCTAGTTACCCGTTTGTCTTTCCAGCCGACCAGGGGTGGGAAGCAGATGACGAAGCTGAGGATCCACACTGTGGCGACCAGCAGCCTGGCTCTTCTCGGTGACATGATCTAAATTTCAAACGGAATTCTTATGCGAAACTTACAACCTACAGCTAGGAATCAATATTTATAGCATTTACAATTCTAACGAAACGGTGCGGAATCGTTGACTATGATACTTCAGGAAACCTTGAGTGTACTTTGGAATGCTTGGGTTGAAAGATTTTACTTGTGGTTAGATACTTGTGTAGATACTTGTGTTAAAGATTAGGTGAtcgattttaataaactttaggatataatttaattttatgatcaAATTGCAACAGACATTTTGagcttaatatttatattattcattgaaATACCAGAAGTCTATTTGATCGATTTAGTGAAACAAACTATGAAAGTGTTAAAATACCGAGTCTAACAATAAGTATCGTATGTCACTCATTATTCGAAAGAGCCCTATCTACATTAGCTAACGAAAACAAGAACTTCCAAAgagttattaaattatacaagtaTCGAGACTAAAATAGAATCCAATAAAAAAACTAAAACGTGAACCGAATTTTCAATCGATCGATAAAATTGTTTGATTAAAGAGTCCGTGGGTATTCGACGAGAAGAAAGAGAGAAGCCGTTAAGAGACAAATGGCTCGATCGACCATTTCGAAGCGTACAGCTGTTCCTCGAAATCGAATAATCGGTAAATGGTACTTGCCTGAGGATAACTGACTGGTCTGGTCACCGCCAAGTATCTATCCAGGCTGATGGCGCATAAATTCAATATCGATGCTGTGCACATCCACACGTCCACGGCCAGCCATATGGAGCACCATAGATCACCGAATATCCAGACCTTGCAAGAGTAAATATCATATGGTTCCATTAGTCGTTCGAAGTCGATTGCACGATCTGAACAGTAACGAACAAGTTTCGGTTTTGTAATTGGGGTGGAAGGTTGGGTGTATAGAGAATGAAATGCGTGGGGAATTCGACGTGTAGGGAATGGGACGCGTGGGGAATTCGATGTGtgaggaatacaacgcgtggagaattcgacgcgtagagaattcgacgcgtagagaattcgacgcgtggagaattggacgcgtagggaatttgacgcgtagggaatttcacgcgtagagaattcgacgtgtgaggaatacaacgcgtggagaattcgacgcgtagagaattccacgcgtagagaattcgacgcgtagagaattcctCGCGTGGAGAGTTCGACGCgtagggaattccacgcgtagaaaattcgacgcatagagaattccacgcgtggcgagtttgacgcgtagggaattccacgcgtagagaattcgacgcgtagagaaatccacgcgtggagagttcgacgcgtagggaattccacgcgtagaaaattcgacgtatagagaattccacgcgtagagaattccacgcgtggagagttcgacgcgtaggtaattccacgcgtagagaattcgacgcgtagagaattccacgcgtggagagttcgacgcgtagggaattccacgcgtagagaattcgacgcgtagagaattccacgcgtggagagttcgacgcgtagggaattccacgcgtagaaaattcgacgcgtagagaattccacgcgtggagagttcgacgcgtagggaattccacgcgtagagaattcgacgcgtagagaattccacgcgtagagaattccacgcgtagagaaatccacgcgtagagaattccacgcgtaggaaatttgacgcgtaggtaattcgatacgtagggaatgcaacgcgtggtgaattcgacgcgtaggaaattcgatacatagggaatacaacgcatggtgaattcgacgcgtaggtaattcgatacgtagggaatgcaacgcgtggtgaattcgacgcgtaggaaattcgatacgtagagAATAAagcgcgtggtgaattcgacgcgtaggaaattcgataCATAGGAAATACAACGCCTGGAGAATTCCACACGGCGACCCAACACACACAGATCACTCCTAacaaaattgttacaaataCCTCTTAATTATTGATCATAGAAATGTCTGTACCTCtcctacaaaattaataatacagtaatagtGCAAGATTACTTGAAATGTCAGTCTATCTCGCTGAAGATAAATTGTACCAAATGATTCTATGGTTTTCCCATTATCCTCTCGACGAACGTGTTATACTGTTACGTCGGAATCCCCAGTTTCAACGGTATACATGTATCTTTTACACGATACAATACCTTCATTCATCCCCATTCAACGTTCCAATCTCCTCGTCTTCCCGGCGTCGAAGCCAATATTGTACCGAGATCCGTTTGCCTCGTGTTCGTAAAGCGTGTTTTTGAAATTCATACGTTTTCGTCGTCGAACGACTTATTTCAGATTTGCTCGCACGAGACTAACATTTCGATTCGGTTCGACGGTGAACGAAACACAAAGGTAAATTGAAAACGTTTTATAAACTACATTTTCTTCGTTTTATAAACCACAATTCTTTCAGATATAAACTATCAATTATTCCTAAGTTTAAGAAAGtcaatcatattttatttacagagTTTCAAATCTTCGAgaactgaaatactgaaatatttaacaaaatttctgaCTATTAAAATATTCGTGTACTGAATTTTTAATGATGTAGGGAAATGCTCGAGTTGAAAATCcgataaattaaaaatcgaaACTTTTACAACGTCACGGGACACGTTATAACGCAAAGTCGATTACGGAATAATGAAATTGCGAAGGGTAAGTTACCGGACGCATTACTCTAAGGGGAGAATGCATCGCGAGACGGAGTCGCAGGGTTGCAATTCCTGGGCAGGGTGTTGTGCACGTAATGGAATGCAGCCTGATCGCGAGTGGGCGCAGCAGGTGCAACAGAGATTGCAACTAACTGCACGCGCTCCGAATCGCGTGTACACGGTGGTCGGTGCAACCACCTGTTTCGAATTACCCTCGACTCCTGTGGCTTCGTCGTTGTTCGATTCGATTAATCAACCACTGTTGCAGACCCTGACGGCGTTGCCCACCTAATAATGCTACCTCTCTCGATTGTTATTAATACTGTACCTCTTCACTCGCTAACTGCCATATCTCAATTTTTAGTTCTTcaagaaaaaatttgaagaatttgaaatataaagaatttgaagattttaatgtttgcaagcttagaaatttggagtctTAAAATATACTGGAGGAACtgtagtttgaaaattaaatgaattgaaaaattaaaaattaaaaattaaatgaattgcaaaattaaaaatttgaacgtctgaaaatatttcattgctgtaaaaattaattgctcttaaatttcaaatgtgtATCTTAAGCAAGAGAAGTTTTAATCAAAAATTGTTACCTTAGAGTAACTTTAGGAGACTTGAGAGTGGTTTCTTACTACATTTATTTAATCAGAAAATAGGAAGAAAGATATTATTGTTTCAATATTCCACTACGTgctctttttctatttttcctcATCCTTGAGCTGCTTTGCAGCTTTAAGAGAGTATTCAGGATATCATTGCTAATCCTCTTCCCTTTTCTGCGATGCAACTTTTCCCATTCTTTCGTTTTATCGCAATTTAAACCTCCACGCGTAGAgagttcgacgcgtagagaattcgacgcgtaaggaattcgacgcgtagagaattccacgcatagggaatacaacgcgtagagaatgcGACGCGTAGGGAATTTGACGCGcagggaattccacgcgtagagaattcgacgGGAAGAGAATTTGACGTGtgaggaatacaacgcgtgaagtattcgacgcgtagagaattccacgcgtagagaattcgacgcatagagaattctacgcgtggagagTTCGACACGtaggaaattccacgcgtagagaattcgacgcgtagagaaatCCACGCGTAGAgagttcgacgcgtagagaattccacgcgtagagaattcgacgcgtagagaattccacTAGTGGAGAGTTGGACGCGTAGAGAATTTGACGCgtagggaattccacgcgtagagaattcgacgCATAGAGAATTCGACGTGTGAGGAATACAACGTGTGGAGAATTCGACACGTAGGGAAATCCATGcgtagagaattcgacgcgtagagaaatccacgcgtggagagttcgacgcgtagagaatttcacgcgtaggaaattcgacgcgtaggtaattcgatacgtaagaaatacaacgcgtggtgaattcgacgcgtaggaaattcgatctgtaggaaattcgacgcgtaggtaattcgatacgtagggaatacaacgcgtggtgaattcgacgcgtaggtaattcgatacgtaggaaatacaacgcgtggtgaattcgacgcgtaagaaATTCGATACAtaaggaatacaacgcgtggagaattcaaCGTGTCATCCTTAACCATCTTCCATCCTCTTCCTTgcgaagaataaataaaatcctCCGCAAAAAATTAACGATTCAGCAGGTGTGATAATCTGCACCCTTTCCCGGTTCGATTCTCACCCCTTTTCTCGCGAGAACGTTCATCTTTCGAGGCGTGCAGCCGGAAAGGAAGAAACGAAGGGCGAAGCCGGCAAACTGTTGCGCTCGACCCACCCCCTTTTCGTCGACGAACCGTATTCCCGCAGTTATTTCGTGTGCACCCTTTTTGCCGCGAATTCTTCGGTGCACGATGGGTGAGCCTGGTTAAATATATCCGACCGAGTTCAAATAATTGTCCCGAGATATTTTTTGCCCCATCACCCTTTGGAACAATACTGGGACTCTTTTCAGCCgaataaaaatcgaaaataaacTGAGATTTCATCGAAAACGCATGTTCTCCATTTTTAATTCGTGTAACCCTTGTTCAAGAACTTCGCGATGAATTTTTCATTCGTGTTGTATGTACGCTGCGAAAGTCAACCTCTGGCGGTGAATTTTTAATGGAATCTCCTACGGAAAATTGCCTCCACTACGAACTTAACAATGACGtttctataataaatattccaaatGTCCGCAATTTTATACTCATTACATTAACatctttaattatattaaatatgatcAACATTTAATTTCATACTCATGAATGTCCAGAGAGTATTGTGTGTCTTTTCGGAACATTTTCTGTATGAAGATATTAATTTCTCTGTATCAGCAGCGAATCTGTATTACAAAGGACCTATCAAGAAGAAGATACCTCATTCTATTTAGAAAGTAAAGCAACCCCTAAAAATAACCTGCACAGCAAATAGTCCTTCCGTAGTAAACAACTGAAATCGATATTCCAGTAGCACATTATTTGGCCAGACTTGAATCTGATCCAACTATCAATCGAAATAGAGAAAAGGACTTACCTTGAAGACTTCCCACATGGCACTGAACGGCAGCACCGCAACTCCGACCATCAAATCGGCCAGCGCCAGACTAACTATGAACATATTCGTGACGTTCTTCAGTTTGCTGGTGTAATGGACGGCCAGTATCACCAGTACGTTGCCCAACACCACCATCACGTTCACGATCGCCAGGATGATCAAGGTAACCAGTATACCCGGTCCGGACCACTCGACGCGCTCGTACAAAGCAGCGCATGCGGTGGCGTTCAGTTCTCGCATTTTAGTTGGCAAGATCCTGCCGCGTGTCCTTGCGATCCTCACCTAGCTCGATGCACTTCCGGTTCAACGACGGCCTGAAAGGCGATCGAACGATTGAACAGGGAATCATCTCCGTCGCCATCTTCGATCGAGCCACCTGTGATCATCGGATACTTTTCAACCGTGTCATCCTTCGCTCACCGAATGCGCTTATTTCACCCTCTGCACTTTCGATGACTAATTTATTCGGGGATTTAACTGTTCATCTTTACAGAATTCTTCAGGTTAATCTTGCTGGTAATTCTTGGCAGATCTGAGCCTTTCAGGGTTCAATTATTCACTGTCTTTAAGTTCGTTTTTGTATTAGTtctaattttattctaattttcaGTGGTCAGGctgtttttaatttgaaaactcgGTTCATCTTCGATCGTGTGCTTTCTTTGTCCAAGTATCTTGCTATTAACTTTGAGTGGATTtagttgatttttattttagctggtctacaaatttttttcaaGTCGAGAATGTCAAATGGTCCTCACTAAAATTTCACTTTGACTCACAGGTAACCAAGTCGTTTTTATCTAAGTTCAGTTACAATCTCATAgtgtttcatttataattatctTGATCCTGAATCGTTGAATCTGTCATTCGATTACATAGGACAATTTCATTTTAACTCCCAACAGGTGAACTTTCCTTGAGATCTACGTTATATCGCTTTGTAACAAGAAACGTTACAGTTGTCTTTTCTTCGTAGTTTCATTTATTGTACCACTCGATCATGTACCAATACGATCGAAGTCTTTGAGTCTGCTTTGTCCACTTTTTAGGATGCACCGTCCGTCCGCTTTTGTGCACCGATTTTCTTGCGAGTCTCCCGAGAAGTTCCTTGTGAAACTCGTTAAACGGATAAAGCTGCTGCCACCCTCATGATCGATCAATTTAATTAGCGAGCTTTTTACTAGAATTCTGGAACTGGAAAGATCCTAGGATAAACCTGTCTCAAACACGGAACGCACATTTCGCAACCGCAGAGTTCAGACTTTACACTTCTTTCTTCACCGAATCGATCAGCACAAGCTTTGATCGAGGCTAATTATTCACGACTCCGTATTACGCGAGAAAGAGTATCAACTTCACCCTCGAATTGAAATTCTATTTAAACCGCGTCCCAACTTTTCGAGCACACCCCAATTATTTCACCGGCTCTTCCGGTCGACCCTTTCTTCTAATTCGAGTTCCCGTCCCAAATCGACTTGTCCTCGCGTCGACAGGATTCCGCCCGGTCTATTTCCAACCGTCAGCCCCTCGATTCTTCCTCTTTTATCCCTTTAGACGTCCGTTTCCGGTTCATCCCCTGTCCAGCCTCGTTCATCTCGTATCGTCCACCAACGTTCCCATTTCCGTATCACGATTTCACTGCATCGAGGAAATCGTCCTGACACGCTGACGCGGCGAGTTCGAGACCCATCTCACCCCCTTTCGACCCCCATCGACCTCTCAGATCTTCGATATCCCTCAGTCTTTCCCTCGATAGTCTATTTCTTAAATCGTTATAATTGATTCTATCCTCCGAGTCGTTTAATTTATGAGAGTAGAGGAAAAATCTCTCAAGTCTTATGACTCGATCTCTCGAAGAATGTCAACCGTTCTAAATTTATATCGGTAAATCTTCCCTTGGTTACTAGACTTAATACGAAGAAAGCTTCTGATAAGCTCGAAATATGATTGTTCCTAACGTTCAACTTCAATTTCCAGCATTCTTAAAGGATTCTTCGAGTTTCCTTTGTCTTAACCTTGAAGTAACCAGTGAACTTCAACAGACAACAAAGTTTCACCCTCTTTACTTCAATCTTCGATTGTTCGAGTTGTCGCGCAACTTTGCAGGGGACTTTATTCTTGGAACGCTGACTGAAGAGCTCTCGACAATCTTCTTTCCCCGACACCCCCTGAATCTCGAATTCCTTTCTATTTTGTTTACAAATCAAATTGTCGGCGAAATTGTAAAGCGGCGAGAGAGTTTGTTCGAGTCAAAATGTTTGTATCGAGGTCTCTCGATGCCAACTTCCCGACGACTCCCATTGGACGCTCCCTGGGGATCGATACCGAACTTTACAATCACCTTCCACGTTTTCGGCGCTCGATTACGACGTTTCACAGCCACGGTTTATCCTGGCACGACTAAATGATCTTTCGACACTTGGCGCGATGCGTGTACCTCAACAGTCTGAAGCGGGTCTCCTCGATCCGCTTCGCTCGCATTATTTCCACGACACTCGAGAGTCTTCTGGGACTATTTCCACCGGCTGCCACGTTTCAACCAAATTGCTGCCTGTAACGAAAAATTGTTACAATCAAATGTTGCTTTTGTATTCTGTACAAGTTGCAAGAGAACCAATTCAAGATCCAATTTGAACTACAAACACTCGGTGTTATTCAAGAAACTTTTCACGTTGAGAATGCTAAAACTTTTACATCGATCTTTTCAATTGAAATTTAACTCTTTGTTGTTGGAGAAGTTTTTAGTGATGGTAGATGACTAGCTGGTACATGGTAGATCATGGAAGATGATGGTAGATGGTGGTAGATAATTCTGGATGATGATAGATGATGGCCCACTATGTTCACATATTCCCCATTTAACTATTATATCAACAAGactaattgttatattgcacaGAGACAGTGAGTCTTCATGTACAAAGGATTAAATCATTAGTACACTTATGCTATCTACCTACAGCAACGCACATGAAGTTACAAAAAGTCATATAGCTATTAAACTATAATGTCAAGCTACGTGAAATGATAAGATATTGAAGCTAACTCTAGAAATTCCTATATGTTAGCTATTAAACTATAACGTCAAGCTACGTGAAATAATAAGATATTGAAGCTAACTCCAGAAATTACTACACGAAAAGCGAGTTTCATCGCAGAATTTATCGTGAACGAACCGCGTTC
The nucleotide sequence above comes from Megachile rotundata isolate GNS110a chromosome 13, iyMegRotu1, whole genome shotgun sequence. Encoded proteins:
- the Oamb gene encoding octopamine receptor in mushroom bodies isoform X9 gives rise to the protein MRELNATACAALYERVEWSGPGILVTLIILAIVNVMVVLGNVLVILAVHYTSKLKNVTNMFIVSLALADLMVGVAVLPFSAMWEVFKVWIFGDLWCSIWLAVDVWMCTASILNLCAISLDRYLAVTRPVSYPQIMSPRRARLLVATVWILSFVICFPPLVGWKDKRSQATYNATFAQNGPFNTTTILVPVKPCPWICELTNDAGYVVYSALGSFYVPMLVMLFFYWRIYNAAVSTTKAINQGFRTTKGSKVLGSRFDEQRLTLRIHRGRGSVHNGSNNGSPRSPESNSRSSMKREKVKISVSYPSTETLNTKCNTLERTPSRCSQTSVHYSNGQTHSQLCPTPRSTHLKVSDINRVGSTRRPSRRSSCESQMTGDDVSLRELAPGPEEKPRVMKMGKRNIKAQVKRFRMETKAAKTLGIIVGGFILCWLPFFTMYLVRAFCPNCINSTVFSVLFWLGYCNSAINPCIYALFSKDFRFAFKRIICKCFCKRRANTLRRGSDGSQLTTSAYKEDRQIDLFHGSQGGTTRHVLSKRFLKLAEPV
- the Oamb gene encoding octopamine receptor in mushroom bodies isoform X10, with protein sequence MCTASILNLCAISLDRYLAVTRPVSYPQIMSPRRARLLVATVWILSFVICFPPLVGWKDKRSQATYNATFAQNGPFNTTTILVPVKPCPWICELTNDAGYVVYSALGSFYVPMLVMLFFYWRIYNAAVSTTKAINQGFRTTKGSKVLGSRFDEQRLTLRIHRGRGSVHNGSNNGSPRSPESNSRSSMKREKVKISVSYPSTETLNTKCNTLERTPSRCSQTSVHYSNGQTHSQLCPTPRSTHLKVSDINRVGSTRRPSRRSSCESQMTGDDVSLRELAPGPEEKPRVMKMGKRNIKAQVKRFRMETKAAKTLGIIVGGFILCWLPFFTMYLVRAFCPNCINSTVFSVLFWLGYCNSAINPCIYALFSKDFRFAFKRIICKCFCKRRANTLRRGSDGSQLTTSAYKEDRQIDLFHGSQGGTTRHVLSKRFLKVRSYRRNLYTMHLCRQIFTMNVSGRVNSYLTGRADELFILIVAVVNVKALVFVQHTARRAGVNVDQDSSKMHGFTDSKTFLKKRWNTGSLVNHTHAP
- the Oamb gene encoding octopamine receptor in mushroom bodies isoform X4, whose amino-acid sequence is MRELNATACAALYERVEWSGPGILVTLIILAIVNVMVVLGNVLVILAVHYTSKLKNVTNMFIVSLALADLMVGVAVLPFSAMWEVFKIMSPRRARLLVATVWILSFVICFPPLVGWKDKRSQATYNATFAQNGPFNTTTILVPVKPCPWICELTNDAGYVVYSALGSFYVPMLVMLFFYWRIYNAAVSTTKAINQGFRTTKGSKVLGSRFDEQRLTLRIHRGRGSVHNGSNNGSPRSPESNSRSSMKREKVKISVSYPSTETLNTKCNTLERTPSRCSQTSVHYSNGQTHSQLCPTPRSTHLKVSDINRVGSTRRPSRRSSCESQMTGDDVSLRELAPGPEEKPRVMKMGKRNIKAQVKRFRMETKAAKTLGIIVGGFILCWLPFFTMYLVRAFCPNCINSTVFSVLFWLGYCNSAINPCIYALFSKDFRFAFKRIICKCFCKRRANTLRRGSDGSQLTTSAYKEDRQIDLFHGSQGGTTRHVLSKRFLKVRSYRRNLYTMHLCRQIFTMNVSGRVNSYLTGRADELFILIVAVVNVKALVFVQHTARRAGVNVDQDSSKMHGFTDSKTFLKKRWNTGSLVNHTHAP